From a single Arachis hypogaea cultivar Tifrunner chromosome 3, arahy.Tifrunner.gnm2.J5K5, whole genome shotgun sequence genomic region:
- the LOC140183361 gene encoding uncharacterized protein yields the protein MENQFMDSLADMGEQILPDDLLMEIFTRTNPKMAARCRTASTTWRVRLSSDRFRRDNTFTNIGKHRKVLLHIGDPERYGSTQAFCIVDCVGRGREAAPMPEQLGPRGWWTVIGSDCGVICVQYSTNGPYLRLLLWNPLLRIARQLDDPADKLLKQAVIGYAFGYRFLHCNVFNSADGS from the coding sequence ATGGAAAATCAATTTATGGATTCGTTGGCTGATATGGGTGAGCAGATCCTTCCAGACGATCTGTTGATGGAGATTTTCACTCGAACTAACCCGAAGATGGCGGCGAGATGCAGAACCGCAAGCACAACCTGGCGTGTCCGACTGTCTTCCGACAGATTTAGGAGAGACAACACGTTCACAAACATTGGAAAACACCGTAAGGTGTTGCTCCATATTGGTGACCCGGAGAGGTACGGTTCAACCCAGGCTTTTTGCATTGTGGACTGTGTAGGCAGAGGAAGAGAAGCCGCGCCAATGCCAGAACAACTGGGTCCCCGCGGATGGTGGACTGTTATCGGCTCCGATTGCGGTGTGATCTGTGTCCAGTATAGCACGAATGGTCCTTATTTGAGACTCCTGTTATGGAACCCGCTGCTGCGAATCGCTCGTCAACTGGACGATCCGGCCGACAAACTACTTAAACAAGCCGTCATCGGATATGCGTTTGGATACAGGTTTTTGCACTGCAATGTTTTTAATTCGGCAGATGGAAGCTAG